The Zygosaccharomyces rouxii strain CBS732 chromosome A complete sequence genome window below encodes:
- the RIC1 gene encoding Ric1p (similar to uniprot|P40395 Saccharomyces cerevisiae YLR039C RIC1 Subunit of a Golgi membrane exchange factor (Ric1p-Rgp1p) that catalyzes nucleotide exchange on Ypt6p involved in transcription of ribosomal protein genes and ribosomal RNA), translated as MSKHIWPLQPPQRLRISNSVVDLPEFNNNDILQVESLAQVNVLIMLTPARVLVYNLRPMALVASHERTAESIAEFGPNKFLTRSDALEEAVEGLISEKEVENLIGHQGKIIFHVATEKNALLTYQILKNCTNMTTFKNYGIPVVDLANLQDEDHQEYDENLDDDTLTVFEKDKSSKIIQNGYCVTKETGFLQFLTSSQDSTDELPLKKLELRLKVVLKFDYPVLDMIGFKRLSDTGDGKAEESLLLLFPHGLQQLTMIDFKLKDTYLVELIDGKKICIVRGQVMVVSQNEDLSILVHRLGISSQIHKDTELRIGEKLLNCFEMNGIMVLAFTQTILYYDPVSDKIGGKWNIGSQIKTCGKLNNSTLLIITQAGSIRFYSQYGNLLSCTASDDDDDQDNDERQSYDHSSFTCVDKILVIVTHSGEYEMWDLWEELPQTFSDNRFQRGYALQNSNNDIAIYSPPIDNSTNQQFLNTIKLPTSTINNCISLFRVNPTFKMSAVYVANKSVLLLQNMETNSWYCFRDITIIDMHWLGSTYLVCHIKQEDCSHVVRCFRFPLQDLDTSEIEKYRLWEYELPSHEQLQSFHVNTAVRYRLLRVKARDGEEVDKYGEKFFRTADIVLVTSHQIMVFAVISTMHWSGLNVIKKFYEQMKVEIPLTDKINWITNHKEGLVYLSRNKLIKMDKEHGGWRSQVVLRDVERIIDLVGEDIFLVKNQSVLIYKMDDLYESLPALLSSPIEDFYPVSLTPESATIHGLHCIFQPNYVKLVIKHKIYLDQMIKAKIALGVSAQDIMMEYGSLRHYNFALEKILSTNILTNESLDGILPLVKLCDNEGTAISGHSNMLEIVSNSLRKIETKHWNILFSKLQMTPKDLLAKCLEGKDAKILGVLLLVFLNYDKTDFMEDLRSGDDTVADVIEDQDMMLSVLRLLVTSAANATDSTLAADSWDMCFQLMRLLKALDKGNNTNLVQEALQMINPSSSE; from the coding sequence ATGAGCAAGCACATTTGGCCCCTTCAACCACCTCAAAGGTTGCGAATCAGCAACAGCGTAGTAGATCTACCGGAGttcaataataatgatattCTACAAGTTGAATCGTTGGCACAGGTTAATGTTTTGATAATGTTGACACCAGCACGAGTCTTAGTTTACAACTTGAGACCAATGGCTTTAGTCGCTAGCCATGAGAGAACTGCTGAATCAATTGCAGAATTTGGACCTAACAAGTTCCTGACAAGGTCTGATGCCCTCGAAGAAGCTGTTGAGGGATTGATCTCTGAGAAggaagtggaaaatttaataGGACATCAGGGCAAGATTATATTTCATGTGGCAACTGAGAAGAATGCTTTGCTAACTTATCAGAtattaaagaattgcaCCAATATGACTACTTTTAAAAACTATGGTATCCCAGTAGTGGACTTAGCTAACCTCCAAGATGAAGATCATCAAGAATATGACGAAAATTTAGATGACGACACTTTGACCGTTTTTGAGAAGGAtaaatcttccaagatAATTCAAAATGGCTACTGTGTTACCAAGGAAACTGGATTCCTACAATTCTTAACCAGTTCACAGGATAGTACAGATGAGTTACCtctaaagaaattggaactTCGACTTAAAGTGGTCCTTAAATTTGATTATCCAGTTTTAGACATGATTGGATTTAAAAGACTATCAGATACAGGGGATGGTAAAGCTGAAGAGAGTTTGCTGCTGCTTTTCCCACATGGTTTGCAACAACTGACAATGattgatttcaaattaaagGATACTTACCTGGTTGAGCTGAttgatggaaaaaaaatatgtATTGTCCGTGGTCAAGTAATGGTAGTCTCAcaaaatgaagatttgTCCATCCTAGTGCATCGTCTTGGCATTTCAAGCCAGATACATAAAGATACTGAACTTCGGATTGGAGAAAAATTGCTTAATTGCTTCGAAATGAATGGGATAATGGTATTAGCTTTCACCCAAACTATTTTGTACTACGATCCGGTATCGGACAAGATAGGCGGTAAATGGAATATCGGGTCCCAGATCAAAACGTGtggtaaattgaacaatAGTACTCTTTTGATTATTACACAAGCAGGTTCGATAAGATTCTATTCACAGTATGGTAACCTACTGTCCTGCACAGCatctgatgatgacgacgaTCAAGATAACGATGAGCGCCAAAGTTATGATCACTCTAGTTTCACCTGTGTGGATAAAATCCTAGTTATTGTTACACATAGTGGTGAATACGAGATGTGGGATTTATGGGAAGAATTGCCTCAAACTTTCTCAGATAATAGATTTCAACGGGGATATGCTTTGcaaaatagtaataacgATATTGCCATTTATTCACCTCCAATAGATAATTCAACTaatcaacaatttttgaacacTATCAAATTACCTACATCCACTATTAACAATTGCATAAGTCTCTTTAGAGTGAATCCCACTTTCAAGATGTCAGCGGTTTATGTGGCAAATAAGAGCGTTTTGCTGCTTCAAAACATGGAAACAAATTCATGGTACTGCTTCAGAGATATAACCATCATCGACATGCATTGGTTGGGTTCCACATATTTGGTGTGTCACATTAAACAAGAAGATTGTAGTCACGTCGTGCGATGCTTCCGTTTCCCATTGCAGGATTTAGACACTTCAGAAATTGAGAAGTACCGTCTATGGGAGTACGAATTGCCATCTCATGAACAGTTACAAAGTTTTCATGTGAATACTGCCGTTAGGTACAGATTACTTAGAGTAAAGGCTCGcgatggtgaagaagttgaCAAGTACGGCGAGAAGTTCTTTCGTACAGCGGATATTGTACTGGTGACTAGCCATCAAATCATGGTGTTCGCAGTGATTTCTACCATGCACTGGTCTGGTCTAAATGtgataaagaaattctACGAACAGATGAAAGTAGAGATCCCATTGACGGATAAAATCAACTGGATTACTAACCATAAGGAAGGATTGGTGTATTTGTCTAGAAACAAACTCATCAAAATGGATAAAGAACATGGAGGTTGGAGGTCACAAGTGGTCCTCCGTGACGTGGAACGTATTATCGATCTagttggtgaagatatCTTTTTAGTAAAGAACCAGAGCGTTCTCATCTACAAAATGGATGATCTTTACGAATCTTTACCAGCTCTTTTATCGTCTCCCATTGAAGATTTTTATCCAGTGTCTCTGACACCAGAATCCGCTACCATACATGGCCTGCATTGCATCTTTCAACCCAACTACGTAAAACTTGTCATTAAGCACAAGATTTACTTGGATCAGATGATAAAGGCTAAGATTGCACTCGGTGTAAGTGCTCAAGATATCATGATGGAATACGGATCGTTGAGGCATTACAATTTtgcattggaaaaaatattGTCTACCAACATTTTAACTAATGAGTCTCTAGATGGTATATTGCCACTAGTTAAATTGTGTGATAATGAAGGTACGGCTATTAGCGGACACAGCAATATGCTAGAAATAGTCAGTAACAGTCTGAGAAAGATAGAAACGAAACATTGGAACATTTTGTTTTCGAAATTGCAAATGACTCCCAAAGATTTATTAGCTAAATGTCTCGAAGGTAAAGACGCCAAGATTCTAGGTGTTCTTCTGCTAGTGTTTCTCAATTACGACAAGACAGATTTTATGGAAGATTTGAGAAGCGGTGACGACACAGTGGCAGATGTGATTGAAGACCAAGATATGATGCTAAGTGTCTTGAGATTGCTCGTTACCAGTGCAGCTAACGCTACAGACAGCACGCTTGCTGCCGATTCATGGGATATGTGCTTCCAGCTGATGCGACTGCTCAAGGCCTTAGACAAGGGCAACAACACCAATCTAGTACAGGAAGCATTACAAATGATAAATCCATCTTCCTCAGAATAG
- a CDS encoding uncharacterized protein (no similarity) has protein sequence MKFILPLAVVAPIAEAHLIQRDNIDPSSRSSVNTVYTFIGSGSSSNVLQMQSSSSSPSETSDSARESSALSQLLHASTVSAPQSTEFSSASVTSSPSNMSASGSSDASSKKHTGTNTGDKPSSSPSSSSTKSAASSGAANHLDVPIMAGGIAVAAIAML, from the coding sequence ATGAAGTTTATTCTACCGCTGGCGGTCGTTGCTCCCATCGCTGAGGCTCATTTAATTCAGAGAGACAACATTGACCCATCCTCTAGAAGTTCTGTTAACACCGTTTACACATTTATCGGATCTGGTTCTAGTTCAAATGTCTTGCAAATGCAAAGTTCTAGCTCCTCTCCTTCGGAAACTTCAGATAGTGCGCGTGAATCGTCTGCTTTATCACAATTGTTACATGCAAGCACTGTTAGCGCACCCCAAAGCACTGAGTTTTCTAGCGCAAGCGTTACCTCATCTCCTTCTAACATGTCTGCATCAGGCTCTTCGGACGCTTCTTCCAAAAAACACACCGGAACAAACACCGGTGATAAACCTTCATCATCcccatcatcttcatctacCAAATCTGCAGCTAGTTCTGGTGCAGCTAACCATTTGGATGTGCCTATTATGGCTGGTGGTATTGCAGTTGCTGCCATTGCCATGTTGTGA
- the RRB1 gene encoding ribosome biosynthesis protein RRB1 (highly similar to uniprot|Q04225 Saccharomyces cerevisiae YMR131C RRB1 RiboSome Assembly 2), which translates to MPKRSLEKDEEQRIVSARTEAQDAPKTVVDQEPDVQMDEYGDQYSDDFESEDDIVELDGNDDVEEVEEGDDKDYIERKQKEAQEAIQRDQEESAEGKEIYLPHMSRPLGPDEVLEADPSVYEMLHNVNMPWPCMTLDVIPDTLGSERRSYPQSLLLTTATQATRKKDNELMVLKLSQLSKTLVKDDTEENDEDDEDDEDADSDPIIENENIALKDTTNRLKVSPFATHGQEVLTATMCENGEVYVFDLGAQTKAFETPGYQVPKTSRKAIHTIRNHGNVEGYGLDWSPLIKTGALLTGDCSGQIFLTQRHTSKWITDKQPFTAANNQSVEDIQWSPTESTVFATSGTDGYVRIWDTRSKKHKPAISTRASNTDVNVISWNEKLGYLLASGDDNGSWGVWDLRQFSPANSEGVQPVAQYDFHRGPITSISFNPLDDSVVAVASEDNTVTLWDLSVEADDDEIQQQTKEYKELQKIPPQLLFVHWQKEVKDVKWHKQIPGCLVSTGTDGLNVWKTISV; encoded by the coding sequence ATGCCTAAGAGATCTTTGGAGAAGGATGAGGAGCAAAGAATAGTCTCTGCCAGAACTGAAGCTCAAGATGCCCCCAAGACGGTAGTCGATCAAGAACCTGATGTTCAAATGGATGAATACGGAGATCAGTACAGTGATGATTTCGAgagtgaagatgatattgTAGAGCTTGATGGcaatgatgatgttgaagaagttgaagaaggtgatgatAAGGATTACATCGAAAGGAAGCAAAAGGAAGCTCAAGAAGCTATTCAAAGAGATCAAGAGGAATCTGCCGAAGGTAAGGAGATCTATTTACCACATATGTCTCGTCCCTTGGGGCCTGACGAAGTATTGGAGGCAGACCCAAGTGTTTATGAGATGTTGCACAATGTTAACATGCCTTGGCCATGTATGACATTAGATGTCATACCAGATACTTTGGGTTCTGAACGTAGAAGTTATCCACAATCATTACTGTTGACGACTGCTACTCAGGCAACTAGGAAGAAGGATAACGAATTGATGGTTTTAAAACTATCACAGTTATCCAAGACTCTGGTAAAAGACGATACagaggaaaatgatgaagatgatgaggacgatgaagatgcagatTCCGATCCAATCATTGAGAATGAGAATATAGCATTGAAAGACACTACTAACAGACTTAAAGTTTCTCCATTTGCTACTCATGGTCAAGAAGTTTTGACTGCTACAATGTgtgaaaatggtgaagtttACGTTTTCGACTTAGGTGCACAAACAAAGGCATTTGAAACTCCTGGTTACCAGGTGCCTAAAACTTCTAGAAAGGCAATCCATACCATAAGAAATCATGGTAATGTAGAGGGCTATGGATTAGATTGGTCACCTTTGATCAAAACTGGAGCCCTGTTGACCGGTGATTGCTCTGGTCAAATTTTCCTAACGCAACGTCATACTTCCAAATGGATTACCGATAAACAACCGTTCACAGCAGCAAACAATCAATCTGTCGAAGATATCCAATGGTCACCTACGGAATCCACAGTCTTTGCTACTAGTGGGACTGATGGATATGTCAGAATCTGGGATACGCGATCCAAGAAGCACAAACCAGCTATTTCTACGAGAGCCTCCAACACAGACGTAAACGTCATTAGTTGGAACGAAAAACTTGGTTATCTCTTGGCTAGTGGTGATGACAACGGTAGTTGGGGAGTTTGGGACTTGAGACAATTTTCTCCAGCTAATTCAGAAGGTGTGCAACCAGTGGCTCAATACGATTTCCACAGAGGTCCAATCACATCAATCAGTTTCAACCCATTGGATGATTCTGTCGTTGCTGTCGCTTCTGAAGATAATACAGTCACTCTATGGGATTTATCTGTGGAAGCAGATGACGATGAGATTCAACAGCAGACCAAGGAGTataaagaattacagaAGATCCCTCCACAACTACTTTTCGTGCATTGGCAGAAGGAAGTTAAGGATGTCAAATGGCATAAGCAAATTCCAGGATGTCTGGTATCTACTGGTACCGATGGTCTCAACGTCTGGAAAACCATAAGTGTTTGA
- the JLP2 gene encoding Jlp2p (similar to uniprot|P40206 Saccharomyces cerevisiae YMR132C JLP2 Hypothetical ORF), with translation MVYVYESKPIDTFDSHFIISGRDQFENDLLIKYGFREWGLIWFHTDKYSSGHIYLKLLPHEKSLDDVPDEVLQDCLQLCKSNSIQGNKLGQCKIITTPWHNLRKSGFMKPGEVSYKSTKNCKKFQCYERNQKLLNRLCKTRVELYDAEPLLHQAKKEKDACALLEYVEANHDKLIEEEKLRKREKKLKKRNPDKEDELVNDQSV, from the coding sequence ATGGTGTATGTTTATGAGTCTAAGCCAATAGATACTTTTGATAGTCATTTTATCATTTCTGGCAGagatcaatttgaaaatgatcTCTTGATCAAATATGGATTCCGTGAATGGGGGCTCATTTGGTTCCATACGGACAAGTACTCTAGCGGTCACATTtatttaaaattgttgcCACATGAAAAATCGTTAGACGACGTTCCTGACGAAGTCTTACAGGATTGTTTACAACTCTGtaaatcaaattcaattcaaggCAATAAGCTGGGTCAGTGTAAGATCATAACTACGCCATGGCATAATCTACGTAAGAGTGGATTCATGAAACCTGGAGAAGTATCTTATAAATCTAccaaaaattgtaaaaaatttcaatgctATGAGAGAAATCAGAAACTGTTAAATCGTTTATGCAAAACTCGTGTTGAATTGTATGATGCAGAACCATTATTGCATCAGGctaagaaggaaaaagatgCATGTGCGTTGTTAGAATACGTGGAGGCTAATCATGATAAGCTAATCGAGGAAGAAAAGTTAAGAAAACGggagaagaaattaaagaaaaggaatccagataaagaagatgagtTAGTCAACGATCAAAGCGTTTGA
- the ERG29 gene encoding Erg29p (similar to uniprot|P40207 Saccharomyces cerevisiae YMR134W Protein required for cell viability): MVWIIDRYLELEAPLLHALARMPYVQNFIHDPISARITLFLMIMGSIAIINELNMTRKMAQVTHETSEELNKGYIDESLKLHRLIVSDEYHSKEYLDEKSGIVIEEFEDKEKFFAKPVHVAHLYVECQCIRTIESQPLLEKPLLFHLEFSPEEYENEKRPEFGTRLRVLRKRLYHLFKDSHLFEELVTDRQKFAIGNNVRIFNSQNELLPVSTDDVQLCFLKIETGDKIKCEFVLGE; this comes from the coding sequence ATGGTTTGGATCATTGACAGATATTTGGAACTCGAGGCTCCCCTCCTACATGCTTTAGCACGTATGCCATATGTGCAGAATTTTATACATGACCCTATTAGTGCACGAATAACGTTGTTTCTGATGATAATGGGTAGCATTGCCATCATTAACGAGCTTAATATGACCCGTAAGATGGCCCAAGTTACCCATGAAActtctgaagaattgaacaaaGGTTATATCGACGAATCTCTAAAATTACACCGCCTCATAGTAAGTGATGAATATCATAGTAAGGAATACTTGGATGAAAAAAGTGGGATCGTAATCGAAGAATTTGAGGACAAAGAGAAATTCTTCGCCAAACCAGTCCACGTTGCTCATCTTTACGTGGAATGTCAATGTATCAGAACGATCGAAAGTCAGCCACTACTGGAAAAACCGCTGTTGTTccatttggaattttcaccggaagaatatgaaaatgaaaagagaCCAGAATTCGGCACAAGACTTCGTGTGTTACGTAAACGGTTGTATCACctcttcaaagattctcacctttttgaagaattggtaaCTGATAGACAAAAATTCGCCATTGGTAATAACGTTCGTATCTTTAATTCGCAAAATGAACTTTTACCTGTGTCAACGGACGATGTTCAATTATGCTTCTTAAAGATAGAAACTGGTGATAAAATCAAGTGCGAATTTGTTTTGGGGGAATAA
- the COX12 gene encoding cytochrome c oxidase subunit VIb (highly similar to uniprot|Q01519 Saccharomyces cerevisiae YLR038C COX12 Subunit VIb of cytochrome c oxidase which is the terminal member of the mitochondrial inner membrane electron transport chain required for assembly of fully active cytochrome c oxidase but not required for activity after assembly), with the protein MSDEKGGSPLHTVGFDPRFPNQNQTRHCWQSYVDYHKCINMKGEEFAPCKVFWRTYSSLCPVDWVDKWDEQREKGIFAGDIQP; encoded by the coding sequence ATGTCTGACGAAAAAGGTGGCTCTCCTCTTCACACCGTTGGTTTCGACCCAAGATTtccaaatcaaaatcaaactAGACACTGTTGGCAATCATATGTGGACTACCACAAGTGTATTAACATGAAGGGTGAAGAGTTTGCTCCTTGCAAGGTTTTCTGGAGAACTTACTCCTCCCTATGTCCAGTTGACTGGGTTGACAAGTGGGATGAACAGAGAGAAAAAGGTATCTTTGCTGGTGATATCCAACCATGA
- the AFB1 gene encoding Afb1p (some similarities with uniprot|Q07988 Saccharomyces cerevisiae YLR040C Hypothetical ORF), producing the protein MVSCIHIAVNFFLFVGASAASSTITKGPDRVEVSKATDSASLRLDAAEADMRFFSVFLSDFRVNMDSYTSYLGAHHKTMPQKVADYYHHVAELPQSADLEKDIAASFPFSQFRTFIADFPWYSTLLSSANESTMFLPEDFATEGASHGTKTTNVQPYSSSRSTSSLSSTKSHSHNGAMRGSDSSFPLQFFSIPLLVGMLL; encoded by the coding sequence ATGGTATCCTGTATTCATATCGCTGTGAACTTTTTCCTATTCGTGGGGGCTTCAGCGGCTTCCTCCACTATCACCAAAGGGCCAGATCGAGTTGAAGTATCGAAGGCTACTGATAGCGCTTCTCTCAGATTAGATGCTGCTGAAGCTGACATGCGTTTTTTCTCTGTATTTCTTTCAGATTTCAGGGTTAATATGGATTCCTATACTTCATACTTGGGGGCACACCATAAGACAATGCCTCAGAAAGTGGCAGACTACTACCACCACGTAGCTGAATTACCACAAAGTgcagatttagaaaaagaTATTGCTGCTTCCTTTCCCTTTTCACAATTTCGAACTTTTATCGCTGACTTTCCTTGGTATAGTACCTTATTATCAAGTGCTAATGAAAGTACTATGTTCCTTCCGGAGGATTTTGCGACCGAAGGAGCCTCACACGGTACTAAAACAACGAATGTTCAACCATATTCATCTTCTAGGTCCACTTCAAGTCTATCTTCCACTAAGTCACACTCACACAATGGTGCTATGAGAGGATCTGACTCATCTTTTCCATTGCAGTTTTTTTCCATTCCTCTTCTAGTGGGAATGTTGCTATGA
- the GID8 gene encoding glucose-induced degradation complex subunit GID8 (similar to uniprot|P40208 Saccharomyces cerevisiae YMR135C GID8 Protein of unknown function involved in proteasome-dependent catabolite inactivation of fructose-1 6-bisphosphatase contains LisH and CTLH domains like Vid30p): MTSSYERKSFSRDEWKENVGKNQLPASGEPSVPHLLLNYFVSMAFEESSVRMARELGYISNNREAEEFNELYRVRERAHIISLIKSGRVAEAMERISEVFGTEVLEDESGEEDLHFKLLLLNLTEMIREHRQAPPNGGEDSHEFILKLVEYSQQKLAMKAASSKTHMQELELVMTLLLVPHDGEVNKLPRSLKGLYSLPLRAQVAEMVNRRLLKSMHSHVAEGKYPDLVGGTGINSGSRYTGVLRVRPREDIAKELTTHRLGEIRDESNNPHNDGGDWASTAKLLGGEDEGEQRFEARLIQVMKLWAWCENQLHGGDIGVPRVES; this comes from the coding sequence ATGACTAGCAGCTATGAGAGAAAGAGTTTCAGCAGAGATGAGTGGAAGGAAAATGTGGGAAAGAACCAACTACCAGCTTCAGGGGAGCCTTCAGTGCCCCATCTATTGTTAAACTATTTTGTCAGTATGGCTTTTGAAGAGTCTAGCGTTAGAATGGCTAGGGAGCTGGGATACATTAGTAATAATAGAGAAGCTGAAGAGTTTAATGAATTGTATAGGGTTAGGGAAAGGGCACACATCAtatctttgatcaaatcaGGACGAGTTGCAGAGGCAATGGAAAGGATATCGGAAGTGTTCGGTACGGAAGTGTTAGAGGACGAGTCTGGTGAAGAGGATTTGCACTTTAAATTACTTCTTCTGAACCTGACTGAGATGATTAGAGAACATAGACAGGCTCCACCTAACGGAGGTGAAGATTCTCATGAATTTATTCTTAAGCTAGTTGAATATTCTCAACAGAAACTAGCGATGAAGGCAGCTTCGAGTAAAACCCACATGCAGGAATTAGAACTAGTAATGacattattattagtacCACACGATGGTGAAGTAAACAAGTTACCACGGTCTTTGAAGGGTCTTTATAGTTTGCCACTAAGAGCTCAAGTGGCAGAAATGGTCAATCGTAGGCTGTTGAAATCGATGCATTCTCATGTGGCAGAAGGTAAGTACCCTGATTTGGTTGGTGGGACCGGTATTAACAGCGGCAGTCGTTACACCGGCGTTTTACGTGTAAGGCCTAGGGAAGATATTGCAAAAGAGTTGACGACTCACCGTTTGGGAGAGATTAGAGATGAGAGTAACAATCCTCATAACGACGGCGGTGATTGGGCATCAACGGCTAAATTACTCGGCGGCGAAGACGAAGGTGAACAAAGGTTTGAAGCAAGACTGATCCAAGTTATGAAATTATGGGCATGGTGTGAGAACCAACTACATGGAGGTGATATCGGTGTACCTAGGGTAGAATCTTAA
- the REC114 gene encoding Rec114p (some similarities with uniprot|P32841 Saccharomyces cerevisiae YMR133W REC114 Protein involved in early stages of meiotic recombination) → MDVEFSFPLKFYHAYLENIYAPQGLNASSRHLEKIKWRRFGPEAQMQFTVRREGNYTIVKVTRNGQALDYALVNSNEGRKLIQFCAKKPSISCKYMISSTHMRRFQVAFDNDSDFSDATNKIIGLGLIVVRAHMPPVISQSAAPPQCSSQTPLQSMLSLLNQRATNDNAFPQSQLVPDMSMNVWEELGPLTRTDAIFTSTREPDSNLVQLQESSSLEKMVSEEGVSGFPRFNDPIAAPSITTGNCLAVNPAIEILASQPYVKSTIENKGPKDPPSPPLEDRITLPKGLIKLAPAPLPILPTAPAPLVQFQVPQSPESAPHASATHSQIPIPASEPHSVHPLASAAISPPNQEQNNETNGKLKKTEDNNTNATLPELKISKKLIKRKLKDKKFLKWVSKVESVLSEMVEKTS, encoded by the coding sequence ATGGACGTCGAGTTTTCTTTTCCGTTGAAATTCTACCATGCATACCTTGAAAACATATACGCTCCCCAAGGTCTAAATGCTTCCTCAAgacatttggaaaagattaagTGGAGGCGCTTTGGCCCAGAAGCTCAAATGCAATTTACTGTGAGAAGAGAAGGAAACTATACTATTGTCAAGGTGACACGCAACGGTCAAGCATTAGACTACGCTCTAGTAAATTCTAATGAGGGACGCAAACTAATACAATTCTGTGCAAAGAAGCCTTCAATTTCATGTAAATACATGATTTCTTCCACACATATGAGACGGTTCCAAGTAGCATTTGACAATGATTCAGATTTTTCGGATGCCACCAATAAAATTATTGGTTTGGGGCTCATAGTGGTTAGAGCACATATGCCACCTGTAATCTCACAATCAGCTGCACCTCCACAGTGTAGCTCTCAAACACCTCTACAGAGCATGCTATCACTGCTCAATCAGAGAGCCACCAATGACAATGCCTTTCCACAGTCACAGTTGGTTCCTGATATGTCAATGAACGTTTGGGAAGAACTTGGACCATTAACGAGAACTGATGCCATTTTTACGAGCACTAGAGAGCCAGATTCAAACCTCGTACAGCTCCAGGAGTCTAGTTCGCTTGAGAAAATGGTTTCTGAGGAAGGCGTTTCCGGTTTTCCTCGTTTCAATGATCCAATAGCCGCTCCTTCAATCACGACAGGAAACTGTTTGGCGGTTAATCCAGCGATAGAAATTCTTGCCTCACAACCATATGTGAAGTCTACTATTGAGAACAAAGGACCAAAAGATCCTCCTTCACCACCTTTGGAGGACAGAATTACTTTGCCTAAGGGCCTAATCAAACTCGCCCCAGCACCGCTACCAATACTGCCAACCGCACCCGCACCTTTAGTCCAGTTCCAGGTACCTCAGTCACCTGAATCTGCACCTCATGCATCGGCAACGCATTCTCAGATTCCTATTCCAGCTTCTGAACCTCACAGTGTCCATCCCCTCGCATCGGCGGCAATTTCTCCACCgaatcaagaacaaaacAACGAAACAAACGGCAAACTAAAAAAAACAGAAGACAATAATACGAATGCTACTCTAcctgaattgaaaatctCCAAAAAACTTATCAAAAGAAAGCtcaaagataaaaaatttttaaaatggGTCTCTAAAGTGGAAAGTGTTCTGAGTGAGATGGTTGAAAAAACGTCTTAA